One genomic region from Dermacentor andersoni unplaced genomic scaffold, qqDerAnde1_hic_scaffold ctg00000039.1, whole genome shotgun sequence encodes:
- the LOC140214349 gene encoding uncharacterized protein: MTPLRRQRARVLCDQLLYLDLSWTEIEDLFLARRAPTERKRISSTGFVDAAAMDDQTFRRLFRIEKGDLHMLKDALRITEIRSSQGVTVSAEEALLMGLRRLAYPNRWWDLEPLFGRHASAMSSIVSILFNHIDSSFGHLLDDLNNHSWLRLSDLEDFSKAVYDRGAPLRICWGFVDGTARPICHPSVNQRMYFSGHKRHHALKYQAIMCANGIVCQLDGPYEGHRHDAGILRDSGLYEKLERLVQGNSYCIYGEPAYPLRTLLMRPYAGAALTRQQELFNKQMSTVRQAVEWGFGKTVAQFSFLDLKKNQKLLLQNLGQMYHVGTLLANCHTCIYGSQTGMFFGIRAPELHEYLEV, encoded by the exons ATGACGCCGTTGCGGCGACAGCGTGCCCGTGTGCTATGCGACCAGCTTCTTTACCTTGATCTGTCGTGGACAGAAATAGAAGATTTATTCCTCGCCCGCCGCGCGCCCACAGAAAGGAAGAGGATTTCGTCCACCGGTTTCGTGGACGCTGCGGCTATGGATGACCAAACTTTTCGGAGGCTGTTCCGAATCGAGAAGGGCGACCTCCACATGCTCAAGGATGCCTTGCGCATCACGGAAATCCGGAGCAGCCAGGGAGTCACTGTGTCGGCAGAGGAAGCTCTATTGATGGGTCTGCGCAGACTTGCGTACCCCAATAGATGGTGGGATTTAGAGCCCCTTTTCGGCCGACACGCGTCCGCAATGTCAAGCATCGTGAGCATACTGTTCAATCATATTGACAGCTCATTCGGCCATCTGCTGGACGACTTGAATAACCACAGCTGGCTGCGTCTCAGTGACTTGGAGGATTTTTCCAAA GCTGTGTATGACAGAGGGGCTCCCCTGCGCATTTGTTGGGGCTTTGTGGATGGCACGGCAAGGCCCATTTGCCACCCTTCAGTGAACCAGCGCATGTATTTTTCTGGGCACAAGAGGCACCACGCACTCAAGTATCAGGCAATCATGTGTGCCAATGGGATTGTGTGCCAACTTGATGGGCCTTATGAAGGGCACAGGCATGACGCTG GTATCCTGCGCGACAGTGGCCTCTACGAGAAGTTGGAGCGGCTAGTGCAGGGTAACTCCTACTGCATCTATGGTGAACCTGCGTATCCTTTGCGCACTCTCCTGATGAGGCCTTACGCCGGTGCTGCCCTCACTCGCCAGCAAGAGCTCTTCAACAAGCAAATGAGCACAGTTCGTCAAGCAGTGGAATGGGGATTCGGCAAGACTGTGGCTCAGTTTTCATTCCTTGATTTGAAAAAAAATCAGAAGCTGCTGCTGCAAAACCTTGGGCAGATGTACCATGTCGGAACTTTGCTTGCGAACTGCCACACATGTATCTATGGAAGTCAAACTGGCATGTTTTTTGGTATCCGTGCACCTGAACTGCACGAATATTTGGAAGTCTAA